GTTGTCAATAGTGTTCATATTCATTTATGAATTAACAGTGAGCAGTTATTACGTATTGAGCAAAAGTTAAAAATTACTCTTACGAATCTCTCCCCGACCAGATTCTGAGCGCCGCGAAAATACGATAATCCTGATAGTTTTTCTCATACAATCTAAAATTGATTAAACTTTGATTTTAATCAACTTAAAACCCTTGTTTATGGCTGTATTGAACTTTTTATACCTGATACCATTTTAGTATCAAATCCACCAAACGGCTCGAATAACCAAATTCGTTATCGTACCAACCCACTACTTTAACCATCTCTCCTACAACAGAAGTAAGCTGTGAATCAAAAACACAAGAATAAGGATTACCCAAAACATCTACAGAGACAATTGGATCAACTGTATACTCCAGAATTCCTTTTAATTCATTCTGTGAAGCTGCTAAAAAAGCTTCATTTATTTCCTGCACTGAAGGAACCGTTCTTAAAACACAGGTAAAATCGGTTAATGAGCCATTAGGAACCGGAACTCTGATACCTGCGCCACCCAACTTCCCTTCTAAATGCGGAAACACAGAAGTAATGGCTTTGGCAGCACCAGTTGTTGTCGGAATAATAGATTGTGCTGCAGCTCTGGCCCTGCGCAAATCTTTATGCGGAGAATCATGTAACGACTGATCTCCTGTATAAGAATGGACAGTAGTAATGTAGCCGCTTTCAACTCCCCATAAATCGTCAAGTATTTTTATCATTGGGGCCAGGTTATTAGTGGTACATGAAGCATTGGATATGATCTGCTTCGAAGCGTTAAGCAAATGTTCATTTACTCCCAATACAATAGTTGGCACTTCCTTATCAGGCGATGGAGCAGAAATAATAACCCGTTTAGCTCCGGAGTTAATATGCTGTTCAGCTTTCTCCTTAGTGGTAAACTTACCTGTCGATTCAATCACAACGTCAATATTCAATTTTTCCCATGGCAAGTGAGCAGGGTCCTTTTCATTGAAAATTTGAATAGCAGCTCCGTTGATATATAAATTTCGTTCATCACAAGTTACTTCACCGGAAAAGGCTCTATGGATAGAATCGTATTTAAACAAGTGAGCCATGGTTGATGCATCGGTCAGGTCATTGATCGCAACGACCTCAATTTCCTTTCTTAACAATGCCCTGCGTAAAAACACTCGACCAATACGGCCGAAACCATTGATAGCTACTCTTATTTTACTCATGATGTATGATTTATTGGCCCTCAAAAATATCAGTTTCAATATCCAATCCAGAGACAAAATGATTTTTTTAAAAAAAATTTTAATCGAATGTTTTTTCTCCTATTTTTGCAGTCCGTTAAAAAAACGATGGCCCATTCGTCTATCGGTTAGGACGCAAGATTTTCATTCTTGAAAGAGGGGTTCGACTCCCCTATGGGCTACCAAAAATTGTATTTTAAACAAGCTTGCAGTAAGCAGTAGTTTAAAATTTTGAAATAAGACTTTAAATGGCCCGTTCGTCTAGGGGTTAGGACGCAAGATTTTCATTCTTGAAACAGGGGTTCGATTCCCCTACGGGCTACTAAGATTCAATTAGAAGAATTGAATCCATTGATTTGAAACACTAAACAATGCCAATAACTTGGCCCATTCGTCTATCGGTTAGGACGCAAGATTTTCATTCTTGAAAGAGGGGTTCGATTCCCCTATGGGCTACTAAAGTTAAAACAAACTTTTATAAACAATTGGCCCATTCGTCTATCGGTTAGGACGTAAGATTTTCATTCTTGAAAGAGGGGTTCGACTCCCCTATGGGCTACAACAACTAAGGCTGTCTCCAAAAGGGGCAGCCTTTTATTTTTTATGTCCCCCCGAATTTACAATCCACAACTAATTACGGTGATCAACTTGATGAGTTGGATCGATACGTCAAACATTCACCAAAATAGTACAACATATTAAAATTTAACCTGATTAAATAGTTTTATATCTTAATTATCTTCTGACTTTTTGCTTGCTCATCTGGTTGCTTGATAATCAGGTAAAGGATTTTGCGCCCAGATGATAATTATATTAGCAACTAAAGCAATAAATTTTGAACGCTTTAGCGACCATAGGAATAGGGTATAAAACATAAAACTTCTCCTGAG
Above is a window of Solitalea lacus DNA encoding:
- the gap gene encoding type I glyceraldehyde-3-phosphate dehydrogenase, with the protein product MRVAINGFGRIGRVFLRRALLRKEIEVVAINDLTDASTMAHLFKYDSIHRAFSGEVTCDERNLYINGAAIQIFNEKDPAHLPWEKLNIDVVIESTGKFTTKEKAEQHINSGAKRVIISAPSPDKEVPTIVLGVNEHLLNASKQIISNASCTTNNLAPMIKILDDLWGVESGYITTVHSYTGDQSLHDSPHKDLRRARAAAQSIIPTTTGAAKAITSVFPHLEGKLGGAGIRVPVPNGSLTDFTCVLRTVPSVQEINEAFLAASQNELKGILEYTVDPIVSVDVLGNPYSCVFDSQLTSVVGEMVKVVGWYDNEFGYSSRLVDLILKWYQV